Genomic window (Pirellulales bacterium):
CCGCCCCGCCCGGCCAGCATTGGGCCCTCCGCCGGTGCATCCGGCGGCGGCTCGGCCGACGATCATGCGCTGGTCGAAGCCGCGCAGCGCGGCGATCGGGCCGCGTTCTCGGCCCTGATCCAGCGGCATCAAGGGGCGGTGTATGGCTATCTTCGGGCCCGACTGCTCGAGCCGGCTGATGCCGAGGATTTGTGCCAAGAGGCGTTTCTGCGCTGCTATACGGCCGATGCCCGCTTCGATAGCCCCGCGATGGTGCGGCCGTGGTTGATCGGGATCGCGAGAAATCTGCTGCGCGAGCGGGTACGGCGGCTGAAGCGACGGCGCGAAGTGGCTTGGACCGAATTGTGCCTGGAACTGGAAAGCTGGAACCCGCCCGCCGACGACCGCCACGACCACGCCGTCCGCCTGCTGCCCGATTGTCTCGATTCGTTGGGCCAGACGGCTCGCGAAGCCCTCGATCTGCACTACCGCGGCAGCCTCCGCCTTTCGGCGATCGGCGACCGCTTGCATCGCAGCGAGGGAGCGGTGAAGCTGCTGTTGTTTCGCGCCCGACAGGCCTTGCGGCTCTGTCTCAACGGGAAATTGCGAGCCGATCCCCATGACTGACAAAGAACTCATCGCGCTGGTCGAATCGAAGCTTCCCCAAGAGCTATCGGTCGAGGAATTGGAGCTGATCGCCCGCCGGTTGCGCGAATCGCCGGCGGTGCGCGATGCTCTCGCCGGGCAGTTGGAATTGAACGAATATCTGGCCGTCGTCATCAGCCCGGTCGAGTTGTCGGCCGAGTCGGTTCTTTCCCGGGCCGGTCGATCCGACCCGTTTCGCCGCGGCAACGTTTGGCGATTGTTGGGCTGGGCCGTGTGCTTCTTGCTGATCGCGTTCACGGCGACGATGTTTGCGTTGCCGGCGATCCGCGAACACAACGCCCGCTTGGCCGCCGCGCGCTCGGCCGACGCCGCAACCACCGACACGATCGATCCGAGCGCCGCCGCCGCGCTGGATTCGAACGGTTCGTCGCACGGCAATTCGCCGGCCGGCAAAACCTCCGACAAACATGCCGGCGATGGAAATGCGAAGACTCCCGGCGGCAAGAACGCCGATCACGGCCATTCCGGCAAGAACGGCGGCGATACGAACGCGCCCGGCGCGTCCGATCATCCCGCCGTGGCCAGCGAAGTGCCGCCGAGACAACCCTGGCTGCGAAAGGACCAGCTGGCCGCTCCGCCGCGGCCGTGGCGTCAAGTCGCCCTCGAAACCGTGGGAACGAGCGTCGAAAACGGTCCGAATGCCAAGGTCGGATTTCCCGGCTCGGCCCCCGGCATCGCCGACGCGAAGGTGTGGTTTAGCGCCGCCAACGGCAATTGGCAGATTCAGCCCCGCGATTGGCAAGGGCACCGCTTGCCCTTCATCGACGGCTTGCTGCGATTCGAAGCGCCTTGGGCCGACGACCATGTGCTTCGGCTATCGATGTGCGATTGCGTGCCGATGGCCATCCATTTTTGGCACGACAAAACGGGCCTGACCTTGCGGCTCTACAACAATCGCTGGGCGCTGGTGGCCTATCGCACGACGCGAGAAGACCCCCGGCAATCGGTGCCCAAGAATTTCGTGACGCTGGCGACCGACGATGCTCGAAACTCGAACACCTGCAATGGCACCTATCCGCTGCGGATGGACTTGCGATTCCACGCCGGCGAGTTCACCGTGAGCCGCGGCGATCTGGTGTTGCTCCGCGCGCCGTTCGATGGCTTGCCGACCGAGACCTACTTCGAAGGCCACGCGATTTTCTCCGGGCTCGACATGGTTCGCGTCAGCGGCGACCTGCCGCCGGCGAGCGCCCCGCTTCCCGTGGCGAAAGACATCGCGCGTCCGGCCGACCTGAGCTGGCACGGCCCGGTGATCCCGAACCAGCCGCCGAATCAGGGGCAAAAACCAGCCCCCCTGCCGCCGGGAATCGAGTTCAACAAGCTGGCCGACGGTTCGGT
Coding sequences:
- a CDS encoding RNA polymerase sigma factor, with translation MDNDASAGDPMASGPPGDGSAGGLPPPRPASIGPSAGASGGGSADDHALVEAAQRGDRAAFSALIQRHQGAVYGYLRARLLEPADAEDLCQEAFLRCYTADARFDSPAMVRPWLIGIARNLLRERVRRLKRRREVAWTELCLELESWNPPADDRHDHAVRLLPDCLDSLGQTAREALDLHYRGSLRLSAIGDRLHRSEGAVKLLLFRARQALRLCLNGKLRADPHD